From a single Ignavibacteria bacterium genomic region:
- a CDS encoding site-specific integrase has translation MKIRGLYIQKRSPFYWLRYYDKLEPDPKKKSKSICTKIEISSADLRRIEEAALQNTRPVLKGTPEVRAFADAFRKGLHEIWVQNRLKMKLQYQLLLSDAYKEFVTERSIPGKKDQLRERSIINYGIAIEHLIAACGDREVHTYSQEDFHKLLHYFQDYKFKGIKEKDGTVSVKLLSQTTRSIYVRTLKSLWAHFLKKGLAREQIFENLRVEDADPEPIPLDDMWRILSQLKNNSNYPNAYAIIRFLFLTGCRVSSAMVQLKENIDFNEKVIKIQNVKSGRRKGREIYLFPLYGELEFLLREEMGVNPGDTGRLFGHFKINELDYTSPLGFWDRLMNTLAKHGHIKKKYTLKQIRSTAASYFINNLRFDIYRVKKLLDHSDVKVTERNYIRYDVELVRQVLDEEMKMSKLLRNSLEDGITEV, from the coding sequence ATGAAAATACGAGGACTCTACATACAAAAACGGAGTCCTTTCTACTGGTTGCGATATTATGATAAACTGGAGCCCGACCCGAAGAAAAAATCCAAGTCGATCTGCACTAAAATTGAAATATCAAGTGCAGATCTTCGAAGGATCGAGGAAGCTGCTCTTCAAAATACCCGTCCAGTACTTAAAGGAACTCCCGAAGTACGAGCTTTTGCGGATGCTTTTCGTAAAGGTCTCCATGAAATCTGGGTACAGAACCGGTTAAAGATGAAACTGCAATACCAGCTGCTTTTATCAGATGCATATAAGGAGTTTGTTACCGAGCGTTCCATCCCCGGGAAAAAAGATCAACTGCGTGAACGATCAATAATCAATTATGGTATTGCGATTGAACATCTGATTGCAGCTTGCGGAGATAGGGAAGTTCATACCTACTCTCAAGAAGATTTTCATAAGTTACTACACTATTTTCAGGATTATAAATTCAAGGGGATTAAGGAGAAGGACGGAACTGTCTCAGTTAAGTTGCTCAGTCAGACGACTCGAAGTATATATGTCAGAACTCTAAAATCTCTGTGGGCGCACTTTCTCAAAAAAGGACTTGCAAGGGAGCAGATTTTTGAAAATCTAAGAGTTGAAGATGCGGATCCTGAGCCGATCCCCTTGGACGACATGTGGCGTATTTTGAGTCAGCTAAAGAATAATTCAAATTATCCAAATGCTTATGCAATCATCAGGTTCTTATTTCTTACCGGTTGCAGGGTGTCCAGTGCAATGGTCCAGCTTAAGGAGAACATCGATTTCAATGAGAAAGTGATCAAGATTCAGAATGTCAAAAGTGGAAGAAGGAAGGGGAGAGAGATTTACTTGTTCCCACTTTATGGGGAGCTCGAATTTCTACTTAGAGAAGAGATGGGCGTCAATCCGGGAGATACTGGAAGGTTGTTCGGTCACTTCAAGATTAACGAACTGGATTACACATCACCGCTTGGATTTTGGGATCGGCTAATGAATACATTAGCAAAGCATGGACACATCAAGAAAAAATATACACTCAAACAAATCAGGTCAACTGCGGCGTCCTACTTCATTAATAATTTAAGGTTCGATATCTACCGGGTAAAAAAACTTCTTGATCATTCAGATGTTAAAGTGACTGAGAGGAACTACATTCGTTATGATGTCGAACTGGTTAGACAAGTCTTAGATGAGGAAATGAAGATGAGCAAACTTCTTCGAAATTCTCTCGAAGATGGTATAACAGAAGTATAA